In a single window of the Streptomyces sp. HUAS ZL42 genome:
- a CDS encoding LysR family transcriptional regulator, whose product MERRQLEYFIGVVEHGGFTAAAIALHVAQPSLSHAIRSLEREFGGKLFHRLPHGVALTAAGEALVRPAQQVLRDLSTASSLVREVLGVSGGRLDIVSQTTLSVDPLAGMLGRFHRAHPKVSVRVVDPERGPAVAQMVTAGQCELGLVDASVPTADLRGIDLPEQEMHVVLPADHPHPAGDTITSRELAALDLIVTPPGTETRAAVDDVCTALGVAPRIAVETAHRAMIVPLVLSGVGAALLPASMAQDAALRGARMLSHRPRLLRHGRLVWRSGPLSPAAQAFVDLASSPAQD is encoded by the coding sequence ATGGAACGACGCCAGCTGGAGTATTTCATCGGCGTGGTCGAGCACGGCGGATTCACCGCCGCGGCCATTGCGCTCCATGTCGCACAGCCCTCACTGTCCCATGCGATCCGGTCCCTGGAACGCGAATTCGGCGGAAAACTCTTTCACCGTCTCCCGCACGGAGTCGCCCTCACCGCTGCGGGTGAGGCGCTGGTCCGGCCCGCCCAGCAGGTCCTGCGCGACCTGTCCACGGCCAGTTCCCTGGTCCGGGAAGTCCTCGGGGTCAGCGGCGGCCGGCTCGACATCGTGTCGCAGACGACCCTTTCGGTCGACCCACTGGCCGGCATGCTGGGGCGCTTCCACCGCGCACATCCGAAGGTCTCCGTGCGCGTGGTCGACCCGGAGCGGGGACCCGCCGTGGCGCAGATGGTCACGGCCGGACAGTGCGAACTCGGTCTCGTCGACGCCTCGGTGCCCACGGCGGATCTGCGCGGGATCGACCTGCCGGAGCAGGAGATGCACGTCGTGCTGCCCGCTGACCACCCGCATCCGGCGGGCGACACCATCACCTCGCGTGAACTGGCCGCGCTGGACCTGATCGTCACACCTCCGGGCACGGAAACCCGGGCTGCGGTGGACGACGTATGCACCGCGCTGGGCGTCGCACCGCGGATCGCGGTGGAGACCGCGCACCGCGCGATGATCGTGCCGCTGGTCCTCTCCGGCGTCGGCGCCGCCCTGCTGCCTGCCTCCATGGCCCAGGACGCCGCGCTGCGCGGGGCCCGGATGCTGTCGCATCGTCCGCGACTGCTGCGCCACGGCCGGCTGGTCTGGCGGTCGGGCCCGCTCTCGCCCGCCGCCCAGGCGTTCGTGGACCTGGCGTCGTCACCCGCCCAGGACTGA
- a CDS encoding IclR family transcriptional regulator, with product MSAGDPGSLVPAATRAVAILDTLGEAEGRPLSVSELARARGLPKSSTGNLCASLEAAGMITRNGSGFSLGRKLVELGGRYLSTVDQLRDFYELCRRSAHISRETARVAVLDGLDVLYLARYDGTQPLRLTANIGDRFPANCTATGKAILSTLDPAGAEDRLRGPTLPALSERSLTSVPALLADLAATRKRGYAVDDEEAGAGIVCLAVPVTGFRTDSAPFAISVTVLKARLDDDFREALLKDLRAIAAGLENPMLPQGVSTGSG from the coding sequence GTGAGCGCAGGCGACCCGGGAAGTCTTGTCCCGGCGGCGACGCGGGCGGTGGCGATCCTCGACACGCTCGGTGAGGCGGAAGGCCGCCCGCTGTCGGTGAGTGAGCTTGCCCGCGCCCGGGGTCTGCCGAAGTCCTCGACGGGCAACCTCTGCGCCTCCCTCGAGGCGGCGGGCATGATCACGCGCAATGGAAGCGGCTTCAGCCTGGGGCGCAAGCTGGTGGAGCTGGGTGGCCGCTACCTGTCCACAGTGGACCAGTTGCGTGACTTCTACGAGCTGTGCCGGCGTAGCGCACACATCTCCAGGGAGACCGCCCGGGTCGCCGTCCTGGACGGTCTGGACGTGCTGTACCTGGCCAGGTACGACGGCACCCAGCCGCTGCGCCTCACCGCCAACATCGGCGACCGGTTCCCCGCGAACTGCACGGCGACCGGGAAGGCCATCCTGTCGACCCTGGACCCGGCGGGGGCCGAGGACCGGCTGCGCGGCCCGACCCTGCCCGCGCTCAGCGAGCGGTCCCTCACCTCGGTGCCCGCGCTGCTGGCGGACCTGGCGGCGACCCGGAAGCGGGGCTACGCCGTCGACGACGAGGAGGCGGGAGCGGGCATCGTCTGCCTGGCCGTGCCGGTCACGGGCTTCCGCACCGACTCGGCTCCCTTCGCGATCAGCGTCACGGTGCTCAAGGCGCGGCTCGACGACGACTTCCGTGAGGCGCTGCTGAAGGATCTGCGTGCCATTGCGGCGGGGCTGGAGAACCCCATGCTCCCGCAGGGGGTGTCCACGGGCAGCGGGTGA
- a CDS encoding cyclase family protein, translating to MTSSPSDSPPPPSAPSSPRNGRRLSRDEFDTLFDTLRTWGRWTPADRGAWNRVTPAHVQRATALVRSGTAVPMALPWNTVPGPDNGKPALHYMSDLGDVEAPEPSCHKDFIAVDYHGKGVSHLDALSHIAYRGQLYDGRTAREVVDAAGAHFGAVSALGPLVTKGVLIDLPAVLGTDWLEPGTAVHAEDVLAAEKALGVSIGDGDAVLLRSGHFRRRAELGAWNPDNASAGFHVGAVPLLAERGIALLGGDGDSDVRPSPVEGLHSPVHALAITAMGVPLLDNLDLEALSAACAAAGRYEFLLVVAPLNVPGGTGSPVNPVAVL from the coding sequence ATGACCAGCAGCCCGTCCGATTCCCCGCCGCCTCCTTCCGCCCCCTCGAGCCCCCGCAACGGCCGCCGCCTGTCGCGGGACGAGTTCGACACGCTCTTCGACACACTGCGCACCTGGGGCCGCTGGACTCCCGCCGACCGCGGCGCGTGGAACCGGGTCACCCCGGCCCACGTCCAGCGTGCCACCGCCCTGGTCCGCAGCGGTACCGCCGTTCCGATGGCTCTGCCCTGGAACACCGTGCCCGGCCCGGACAACGGCAAGCCCGCCCTGCACTACATGTCCGACCTCGGCGATGTGGAGGCTCCCGAGCCGTCCTGCCACAAGGACTTCATCGCCGTCGACTACCACGGCAAGGGCGTCAGCCACCTCGACGCGCTCTCCCACATCGCCTATCGCGGTCAGCTCTACGACGGCCGCACCGCCCGGGAGGTCGTCGACGCCGCAGGCGCCCACTTCGGGGCCGTCTCCGCGCTCGGTCCCCTCGTCACCAAGGGCGTCCTGATCGACCTGCCCGCCGTCCTCGGCACCGACTGGCTCGAACCCGGCACCGCCGTACACGCCGAAGACGTACTCGCCGCCGAAAAGGCACTCGGCGTGAGCATCGGCGACGGAGACGCGGTGCTGCTGCGCTCCGGCCACTTCCGGCGCCGCGCCGAACTCGGCGCCTGGAACCCGGACAACGCCAGCGCCGGCTTCCACGTGGGCGCCGTACCCCTGCTGGCCGAGCGCGGGATCGCCCTGCTCGGCGGCGACGGCGACAGCGACGTACGTCCCTCCCCGGTCGAGGGACTGCACTCCCCCGTGCACGCCCTCGCCATCACGGCCATGGGCGTACCGCTGCTGGACAACCTCGATCTGGAGGCGCTGTCCGCCGCCTGCGCGGCAGCGGGCCGCTACGAGTTCCTGCTCGTCGTGGCGCCACTGAACGTCCCCGGCGGCACGGGCTCGCCCGTCAACCCCGTCGCGGTGCTGTGA
- a CDS encoding acyl-CoA dehydrogenase family protein produces MKRALYDTDHEDFRAMARAFVAKEVTPHVASWEAAGEVDRSLYRAAGAAGLLGLGVEEEYGGSGVDDFRYNAVLIEELCRAGATSVSMNINGFTDLIAPYFRELATPEQKARWLPGLADGSLVAAIAMTEPAAGSDLRGIRTRAERQADGYLLNGAKTFISNGVIADLVLVVARTTADDGQEGLSLFVVERGMPGFERGRRLHKLGLSAQDTAELSFTDVLVPAANLLGEEGRGMEYLKRNLPQERVSVAVTAAATMRRVLDGTIAYTRERVVFGRPLSEHQATRFTLAELATETEIAQTFTDRCVGELTAGRLTATEAAMAKWWVTERQQRLVSRCLQLHGGYGYMTEYPIARDFVDSRASTLFAGTTEIMKEIIGKALVR; encoded by the coding sequence ATGAAGCGCGCTCTCTACGACACCGACCACGAGGACTTCCGGGCCATGGCCCGGGCCTTCGTCGCCAAGGAGGTCACCCCGCACGTCGCCTCCTGGGAGGCCGCGGGCGAGGTCGACCGGTCGCTGTACCGGGCAGCGGGCGCCGCCGGACTGCTGGGGCTGGGTGTGGAGGAGGAGTACGGCGGCAGCGGCGTGGACGACTTCCGCTACAACGCGGTTCTCATCGAGGAGTTGTGCCGCGCGGGGGCCACCTCGGTCTCCATGAACATCAACGGCTTCACCGACCTGATCGCTCCCTACTTCCGGGAGCTCGCCACGCCCGAGCAGAAGGCCCGCTGGCTGCCGGGACTCGCCGACGGCAGCCTGGTCGCGGCCATCGCCATGACCGAGCCCGCCGCCGGCAGTGATCTGCGCGGGATACGCACGCGTGCCGAACGGCAGGCGGACGGTTACCTGTTGAACGGTGCGAAGACCTTCATCAGCAACGGCGTGATCGCCGACCTCGTGCTCGTGGTGGCCCGTACGACCGCCGACGACGGTCAGGAAGGGCTCAGCCTCTTCGTGGTGGAGCGGGGGATGCCCGGATTCGAACGCGGCCGCAGGCTCCACAAGCTCGGCCTGTCCGCCCAGGACACCGCCGAACTTTCCTTCACCGACGTACTCGTCCCGGCCGCGAACCTGCTCGGCGAGGAGGGGCGGGGCATGGAGTATCTCAAGCGGAACCTGCCGCAGGAGCGCGTCAGTGTCGCCGTGACCGCGGCCGCCACCATGCGGCGGGTCCTGGACGGGACGATCGCCTACACCCGGGAGCGGGTCGTCTTCGGGCGCCCGCTGTCCGAGCATCAGGCGACCCGGTTCACCCTGGCCGAGCTCGCCACCGAGACGGAGATCGCCCAGACCTTCACCGACCGTTGCGTGGGCGAACTGACCGCCGGCCGCCTGACCGCCACCGAGGCGGCGATGGCCAAGTGGTGGGTGACCGAGCGCCAGCAGCGGCTCGTCTCCCGCTGCCTGCAACTGCACGGCGGATACGGCTACATGACGGAGTACCCGATCGCCAGGGACTTCGTCGACAGCCGCGCCAGCACCCTGTTCGCCGGCACCACCGAGATCATGAAGGAGATCATCGGCAAGGCGCTGGTGCGTTGA
- a CDS encoding PaaX family transcriptional regulator C-terminal domain-containing protein, translating into MRLRVDLPQDVAKNSTQLLILAVYGHYSRLVRGWSSVADLITLMERLGVPAQATRSAVTRMTRRDLLAPQRRGTVRGYAATSKAQLIFEEGDEVVYAPLKPARLEDGWVIVSFSVPEAEREKRYTLRKRLVWLGMGQLESGLWIAPARVLPTVLKWVRRLGLEQYVDAFTAHHEGLGDTTALVRRAWNLEELAASYDNYLRSWSPVLTSVREPDGISEPGDAFAVYTLALEQWMRFPYLDPGLPAQLLPTGWHGEAAQELAHELRELLETMAFEYVASTVGDSAEP; encoded by the coding sequence ATGAGACTGCGCGTGGACCTGCCGCAGGACGTGGCGAAGAACAGCACACAACTGCTGATCCTGGCCGTCTACGGGCACTACTCACGGCTGGTGCGGGGCTGGTCCTCGGTGGCCGACCTGATCACACTCATGGAGCGGCTGGGAGTGCCGGCCCAGGCGACGCGCTCGGCCGTGACCCGGATGACCCGCCGTGACCTGCTGGCCCCACAGCGACGCGGGACGGTCCGCGGATACGCCGCGACCTCCAAGGCGCAGCTCATCTTCGAGGAAGGCGACGAAGTCGTCTACGCCCCGCTGAAACCGGCCCGGCTGGAGGACGGCTGGGTCATCGTCTCGTTCTCCGTCCCCGAAGCCGAGCGGGAGAAGCGGTACACCCTGCGCAAACGACTCGTCTGGCTCGGCATGGGCCAGCTCGAGAGCGGACTGTGGATCGCTCCCGCCCGCGTCCTTCCCACCGTTCTGAAATGGGTACGCCGGCTCGGCCTTGAGCAGTACGTCGACGCCTTCACCGCGCACCACGAAGGCCTGGGCGACACCACGGCGCTCGTGCGCCGCGCCTGGAACCTCGAAGAACTGGCCGCCTCGTACGACAACTACCTGCGCTCATGGTCTCCGGTGCTGACCTCGGTCAGGGAGCCGGACGGCATCTCCGAACCCGGTGACGCCTTCGCCGTCTACACCCTGGCCCTCGAGCAGTGGATGCGCTTCCCCTACCTGGATCCGGGCCTGCCGGCACAACTGCTGCCGACGGGCTGGCACGGCGAGGCCGCCCAGGAACTCGCCCATGAGCTCAGGGAACTCCTCGAGACCATGGCCTTCGAGTACGTCGCCTCCACAGTCGGAGACTCTGCGGAGCCCTGA
- a CDS encoding PaaX family transcriptional regulator C-terminal domain-containing protein, with protein sequence MDEEFSGAAGPDSPAGPQLRPQSLLLAFFGDHVLEEGPLCVYSGSIIDALGRVGVGEQAVRSTLTRMVNRGLLQRQRQGRRMYFGLTPHAAQILHNGRTRVWHTSAVNNDWDGTWTLLGFSLPEAWQRQRHDLRSRLTWSGFGPLYSGLWIAPGDVDISGIVAELGIAAHVKIFHARADIATDIDVMIRDTWDLETIAARYTAFEKRWITHVGDRAGDPLATHLRLVAEWLGTIRTDPRLPARHLPTNWPARSAEEIFRRIAEQTGEPARRVAAELLETTLLESA encoded by the coding sequence GTGGACGAAGAGTTCTCCGGTGCCGCCGGCCCGGACTCCCCGGCCGGCCCGCAGTTGCGCCCCCAGTCGCTGCTGCTCGCCTTCTTCGGCGACCACGTTCTGGAGGAGGGTCCGCTGTGCGTGTACTCGGGCAGCATCATCGACGCCCTCGGGCGCGTGGGAGTCGGGGAGCAGGCCGTTCGCTCCACCCTCACCCGCATGGTGAACCGCGGCCTGCTGCAGCGGCAGCGGCAAGGGCGTCGCATGTACTTCGGGCTGACCCCTCACGCGGCGCAGATCCTGCACAACGGCCGCACCCGCGTCTGGCACACCAGCGCGGTCAACAACGACTGGGACGGAACCTGGACCCTGCTCGGCTTCTCGCTGCCCGAAGCCTGGCAGCGCCAGCGTCACGACCTGCGCTCCCGGCTCACCTGGTCCGGCTTCGGCCCCCTGTACAGCGGGCTGTGGATCGCCCCGGGCGACGTCGACATCTCCGGGATCGTCGCCGAACTCGGCATCGCCGCTCATGTGAAGATCTTCCACGCGCGCGCCGACATCGCCACCGACATCGACGTGATGATCCGCGACACGTGGGATCTGGAGACGATCGCCGCCCGCTACACGGCCTTCGAGAAACGCTGGATCACCCACGTCGGCGATCGCGCCGGCGACCCGCTGGCCACCCACCTTCGCCTGGTCGCGGAGTGGCTGGGCACCATCCGCACCGATCCCCGGCTGCCCGCCCGGCACCTGCCGACCAACTGGCCGGCCCGATCGGCGGAAGAGATCTTCCGGCGCATCGCGGAACAGACGGGTGAGCCCGCCCGCCGGGTGGCCGCCGAGCTGCTGGAGACGACGCTGCTGGAGTCCGCCTGA
- a CDS encoding alpha/beta hydrolase family protein → MKSRIRRHTFVALAALLLAAPLTPSAAAAGTDTHVEGTLPSGATYVMDKPDSWNGTVLLYSHGYTPLGAPNPARNAPDEPTKSLLLKEGYALIGSSYASNGWAVTDAVPDQLATLDTFTSRFGPARHTIAWGTSYGGLVTSMIAERHPDRVSGSLSMCGLLQGGVANWNNTLDPVFALKTLLAPGADIRLTGLENQTAAAQAAGALASAVTDAQQTASGRARIALAAALQDIPGWNDLSQTRPEPTDWDAQQANQYQALMLQVRFPAFSWRQEAESRVGGNMSWNTGVDYVAMLHRSPLYKEVGELYRKAGLSLTTDLATLNRAPRIAADTKAVARMALTSSFTGRLTKPQLTVHTTGDGLIPVPAESAYRRAVTAAGSAPLLRQAFVDNAGHCTFSSAEQAAALHAVESRITTGHWKDTDSAALNALAAQADSSVPARYVGYRPAPFPRPYDLAHPADRYRP, encoded by the coding sequence GTGAAGTCCCGCATCCGCAGACATACATTCGTCGCCCTGGCGGCACTCCTGCTCGCCGCACCGCTCACCCCGTCCGCCGCCGCGGCCGGGACCGACACGCACGTCGAAGGCACGCTGCCGTCCGGCGCGACCTACGTGATGGACAAGCCGGACTCCTGGAACGGCACGGTCCTGCTGTACAGCCACGGCTACACCCCGCTCGGTGCGCCCAACCCCGCGCGCAACGCCCCCGACGAGCCCACCAAGTCCCTTCTGCTGAAGGAGGGTTACGCGCTCATCGGCTCCTCGTACGCGAGCAACGGCTGGGCGGTGACCGACGCGGTGCCGGACCAGCTCGCCACGCTCGACACCTTCACCTCGCGCTTCGGCCCGGCCCGGCACACCATCGCCTGGGGCACCTCCTACGGCGGGCTCGTCACCTCGATGATCGCCGAACGCCATCCGGACCGCGTCAGCGGATCACTGTCCATGTGCGGCCTGCTCCAGGGCGGCGTGGCCAACTGGAACAACACCCTGGACCCGGTCTTCGCGCTCAAGACCCTTCTCGCCCCCGGAGCGGACATCCGCCTGACCGGGCTGGAGAACCAGACGGCCGCCGCCCAGGCGGCCGGCGCTCTGGCCTCGGCCGTCACCGATGCGCAGCAGACGGCCTCCGGCCGGGCCCGTATCGCGCTGGCCGCGGCCCTGCAGGACATCCCCGGCTGGAACGACCTCTCCCAGACGCGGCCGGAACCGACCGACTGGGACGCCCAGCAGGCCAACCAGTACCAGGCGCTCATGCTCCAGGTGCGATTCCCCGCCTTCTCCTGGCGGCAGGAGGCCGAGAGCCGGGTCGGGGGCAACATGTCCTGGAACACGGGCGTCGACTACGTCGCGATGCTCCACCGCTCGCCCCTCTACAAGGAGGTCGGTGAGCTCTACCGCAAGGCCGGTCTCTCCCTGACGACGGACCTCGCCACGCTGAACCGCGCCCCGCGGATCGCCGCCGACACCAAGGCCGTCGCCCGGATGGCCCTCACGAGCTCCTTCACCGGACGGCTGACCAAGCCGCAACTGACCGTGCACACCACGGGTGACGGCCTGATCCCGGTACCGGCGGAGAGCGCTTATCGCCGCGCGGTCACCGCGGCGGGCTCCGCCCCCCTGCTGCGCCAGGCCTTCGTCGACAACGCCGGCCACTGCACGTTCAGCAGCGCCGAGCAGGCCGCCGCCCTGCACGCCGTGGAGAGCCGCATCACCACCGGCCACTGGAAGGACACCGACTCCGCCGCCCTCAACGCCCTCGCCGCGCAGGCCGATTCCTCCGTACCCGCGCGCTACGTCGGCTACCGCCCCGCACCGTTCCCGCGCCCCTATGACCTCGCCCACCCCGCCGACCGGTACCGGCCCTGA
- a CDS encoding ABC transporter substrate-binding protein, producing MRRRILGLAIAVVTAAGAAGCGSSSADAGGSSASGSGKTTEVKVGIVPIGDVAPLYLGQKKGFFSSRGIDLKMESAQGGAAIIPGVVSGQFQFGFSNTTSLMIAQTKGVPVTSVANGSATTGNTQTDVSGVAVKKDSSIKSAKDLAGKTVAVNTLQNIGDTTVREAVRKDGGDPSKVKFVELAFDQMPAALDNGQVDAAWMGEPALTIAKSQGARVITSPFAETDPKLTLAIYFTSAQVAQKNPDLVKKFAEAMTESLTYATAHPDEARQILTTYTKINGDVLKNLTLPSWPAEYNMASLEKLASLGEQDGLFGGKKPDLKALFK from the coding sequence ATGCGACGGCGCATTCTCGGGCTTGCGATAGCAGTGGTCACGGCCGCCGGTGCGGCCGGATGTGGGTCATCGTCCGCTGACGCCGGCGGTTCATCGGCCTCGGGGAGCGGCAAGACCACCGAGGTCAAGGTCGGCATCGTCCCGATCGGCGATGTGGCACCGCTCTATCTGGGCCAGAAGAAGGGCTTCTTCAGCAGCCGCGGCATCGATCTGAAGATGGAGAGCGCCCAGGGCGGCGCCGCGATCATCCCCGGTGTCGTGAGCGGGCAGTTCCAGTTCGGGTTCAGCAACACCACCTCGCTGATGATCGCCCAGACCAAGGGAGTTCCGGTGACATCGGTGGCCAACGGCTCGGCCACCACCGGCAACACCCAGACCGACGTCAGCGGCGTGGCGGTCAAGAAGGACAGCTCGATCAAGTCGGCCAAGGACCTCGCCGGGAAAACGGTGGCGGTCAACACCCTGCAGAACATCGGTGACACCACCGTGCGCGAGGCGGTCCGCAAGGACGGCGGCGACCCTTCCAAGGTCAAGTTCGTCGAGCTGGCCTTCGACCAGATGCCGGCCGCCCTCGACAACGGCCAGGTGGACGCGGCCTGGATGGGCGAGCCGGCCCTGACCATCGCCAAGTCCCAAGGCGCCCGGGTCATCACGTCGCCGTTCGCGGAGACCGACCCCAAGCTCACGCTGGCGATCTACTTCACCTCGGCCCAGGTGGCGCAGAAGAACCCCGATCTGGTGAAGAAGTTCGCCGAGGCGATGACCGAGTCGCTCACGTACGCCACCGCACACCCCGACGAGGCACGCCAGATCCTCACCACCTACACCAAGATCAACGGTGACGTGCTGAAGAACCTGACGCTGCCGTCCTGGCCCGCCGAGTACAACATGGCCTCTCTGGAGAAGCTGGCCTCGCTCGGTGAGCAGGACGGCCTCTTCGGCGGCAAGAAGCCCGACCTGAAGGCGCTGTTCAAGTGA
- a CDS encoding ABC transporter permease translates to MRGLAGLAGLVVVLEVLPHTGVVSPAYLPPASQTGRTLWLLLGENTFWTALGDTLTGWGLGLAIAVVAGVVVGVVIGSIPVLRAVTASTIEFLRPIPSVALIPVAVLLYGTDLQSTLLLVVYASFWQVLVQVLAGTQDVDPVADDTARSYLLGRWGRVRYVLWPTALPYAMTGVRLASAVALVLAVTAELVIGSPGLGHEIAVAQNSGAVPRVYALVLVTGLLGVAINLVARAVERRALHWHQSQRREG, encoded by the coding sequence CTGCGCGGCCTCGCCGGCCTGGCCGGTCTCGTGGTGGTCCTGGAGGTGCTGCCCCACACCGGCGTGGTCTCGCCCGCCTACCTTCCACCCGCCTCGCAGACGGGTCGCACCCTGTGGCTCCTGCTCGGCGAGAACACGTTCTGGACGGCCCTCGGCGACACCCTGACCGGATGGGGCCTGGGCCTGGCCATCGCGGTCGTGGCCGGTGTGGTGGTCGGTGTGGTGATCGGCTCCATCCCGGTGCTGCGCGCGGTAACCGCCTCCACCATCGAGTTCCTGCGCCCCATCCCGTCGGTGGCGCTGATCCCGGTGGCCGTGCTGCTCTACGGCACCGATCTGCAGTCGACGCTGCTGCTGGTCGTGTACGCCTCCTTCTGGCAGGTGCTCGTCCAAGTGCTGGCCGGCACGCAGGACGTCGACCCGGTCGCGGACGACACCGCCCGCAGCTATCTGCTCGGCAGGTGGGGACGGGTGCGCTACGTCCTGTGGCCCACCGCCCTGCCGTATGCGATGACGGGTGTACGGCTGGCGTCCGCCGTGGCGCTGGTCCTCGCGGTCACCGCGGAACTCGTCATCGGCTCACCCGGCCTGGGTCACGAGATCGCCGTCGCGCAGAACTCCGGTGCCGTGCCACGGGTGTACGCCCTCGTGCTGGTCACCGGTCTGCTCGGAGTCGCGATCAACCTGGTGGCACGGGCCGTCGAGCGGCGGGCGCTGCACTGGCACCAGTCCCAGCGCAGGGAGGGATGA
- a CDS encoding ABC transporter permease yields the protein MTVLTVGRRILLVLGLPAVLFAVWWFATAGSTDFYVPPLSAILDKFGEVWVGDRLVADVLPSLLRLTVGYLLAVVIGVGVGLLVGTHRVVRDVLEPVLELFRAIPPPVLVPVIMLFAGIGDTMKVIVVASGCVWPILLNTVEGVRAVDEVLGDTCRSYGITGPSRLWHLVLRSASPQIVTGMRQSLSIGIILMVISEMFAASNGLGFTIVQFQRTFAIPEMWSGVLLLGLLGFVLSLLFRLAENRVLAWYHGLRRAQRNT from the coding sequence ATGACCGTCCTCACAGTGGGCCGACGGATTCTGCTCGTGCTGGGTCTGCCCGCCGTTCTGTTCGCCGTGTGGTGGTTCGCCACCGCCGGCAGCACCGACTTCTACGTCCCACCGCTCTCCGCCATCCTGGACAAGTTCGGGGAGGTCTGGGTGGGCGACCGGCTGGTGGCCGACGTCCTGCCCAGCCTGCTCCGGCTGACCGTGGGCTACCTCCTCGCCGTCGTCATCGGCGTCGGAGTCGGCCTGCTGGTCGGCACGCACCGCGTCGTGAGGGACGTCCTGGAGCCGGTGCTGGAGCTCTTCCGCGCCATCCCGCCACCGGTACTGGTCCCCGTGATCATGCTGTTCGCGGGCATCGGCGACACCATGAAGGTCATCGTCGTCGCCAGCGGCTGCGTCTGGCCGATCCTGCTCAACACGGTCGAGGGCGTCCGCGCCGTCGACGAGGTACTCGGCGACACCTGCCGCTCCTACGGCATCACCGGTCCGTCCCGTCTGTGGCACCTCGTGCTGCGCTCGGCCAGCCCGCAGATCGTCACCGGCATGCGGCAGTCGCTGTCGATCGGCATCATCCTCATGGTCATCAGCGAGATGTTCGCGGCCAGCAACGGGCTCGGCTTCACCATCGTGCAGTTCCAGCGCACCTTCGCCATCCCCGAGATGTGGAGCGGCGTCCTGCTGCTCGGCCTGCTCGGTTTCGTCCTGTCCTTGCTCTTCCGCCTCGCCGAGAACCGCGTCCTGGCCTGGTACCACGGCCTGCGCCGCGCCCAGCGCAACACCTGA
- a CDS encoding ABC transporter ATP-binding protein has translation MLDVRNLQKTYTGRNRTVEALRSLSFHIDAGELVCLVGPSGCGKTTLLKCMAGLLTPTGGEVMLDGRPVGGPPPGMAVVFQEYGRSLFAWMNVRDNVALPLRRKKLGKAREKELVDHALEVVGLADAHHAYPWQLSGGMQQRVAIARAVAYEPKVLLMDEPFAAVDAQTRADLEDLIRRLWHELGVTVLFVTHDIDEAVYLGQRTIILSKSPTVVQEDLVIDLPDQRDQLHTRSSARFGELRAHVYEQIQRAKHHSGDTAAGAGEPTPADTARELERAAPAPGPTQP, from the coding sequence ATGCTCGACGTACGCAACCTGCAGAAGACCTACACAGGCCGCAACCGCACCGTCGAGGCGCTGCGCAGTCTCAGCTTCCACATCGACGCCGGCGAACTGGTGTGCCTCGTAGGCCCGTCCGGCTGCGGCAAGACGACCCTGCTGAAGTGCATGGCCGGACTGCTCACCCCCACCGGCGGCGAGGTGATGCTGGACGGCCGCCCGGTCGGCGGGCCCCCGCCCGGCATGGCGGTGGTCTTCCAGGAGTACGGCCGCTCGCTGTTCGCCTGGATGAACGTGCGCGACAACGTCGCCCTCCCGCTGCGCCGCAAGAAGCTCGGCAAGGCGCGGGAGAAGGAGCTCGTCGACCACGCCCTGGAGGTGGTCGGCCTGGCCGACGCCCACCACGCCTACCCCTGGCAGCTGTCCGGCGGCATGCAGCAACGCGTCGCCATCGCCCGCGCCGTCGCCTACGAGCCGAAGGTGCTGCTCATGGACGAGCCCTTCGCGGCCGTCGACGCCCAGACCCGCGCCGATCTGGAGGACCTCATCCGACGCCTCTGGCACGAACTGGGCGTCACCGTCCTGTTCGTCACCCACGACATCGACGAAGCCGTCTACCTCGGCCAGCGCACGATCATCCTGTCGAAGTCGCCGACCGTGGTGCAGGAGGATCTGGTCATCGATCTGCCCGACCAGCGCGACCAGTTGCACACCCGCTCAAGCGCCCGCTTCGGCGAACTGCGCGCGCACGTCTACGAACAGATCCAGCGCGCCAAACACCACAGCGGCGACACGGCAGCCGGCGCCGGTGAGCCGACCCCAGCGGACACGGCCCGGGAGCTGGAGAGGGCCGCCCCCGCACCCGGGCCGACGCAGCCGTAA